From Psychrobacillus sp. FSL K6-2836, a single genomic window includes:
- the tuf gene encoding elongation factor Tu, with protein sequence MAKEKFDRSKTHANIGTIGHVDHGKTTLTAAIATVLSKKMGGTARSYADIDNAPEEKERGITINTSHVEYETATRHYAHVDCPGHADYVKNMITGAAQMDGGILVVSAADGPMPQTREHILLSRQVGVPYLVVFMNKCDMVDDEELLELVEMEIRDLLSEYDFPGDDIPVIKGSALKALEGEADWEEKIVELMDAVDSYIPTPERQTDKPFMMPVEDVFSITGRGTVATGRVERGQVKIGDVVDIIGISEEAKSTTVTGVEMFRKLLDYAEAGDNIGALLRGVSRDDIQRGQVLAKPGSITPHTDFKAEVYVLSKEEGGRHTPFFSNYRPQFYFRTTDVTGVCNLPEGVEMVMPGDNIEMTVSLISPIALEEGTKFSIREGGRTVGAGVVANITK encoded by the coding sequence ATGGCTAAAGAAAAATTTGACCGCTCCAAAACACATGCTAACATTGGTACAATCGGACACGTTGACCATGGTAAAACAACTCTAACTGCTGCTATCGCAACAGTTCTTTCTAAAAAAATGGGTGGTACAGCTAGATCATACGCTGACATCGATAACGCACCTGAAGAAAAAGAACGCGGTATCACAATCAATACTTCACACGTTGAGTATGAAACAGCAACTCGTCACTACGCGCACGTAGACTGCCCAGGACATGCTGACTATGTTAAAAACATGATCACAGGTGCAGCACAAATGGACGGAGGAATCTTAGTAGTATCTGCTGCTGATGGCCCGATGCCACAAACTCGTGAGCATATCCTTCTTTCACGTCAAGTAGGTGTTCCTTACCTAGTTGTATTCATGAACAAATGTGATATGGTTGATGACGAAGAATTACTTGAATTAGTTGAAATGGAAATTCGTGACCTTCTTTCTGAATACGACTTCCCAGGCGACGACATTCCTGTAATCAAAGGTTCTGCTCTTAAAGCTCTTGAAGGCGAAGCAGATTGGGAAGAAAAAATCGTTGAATTAATGGACGCTGTAGATAGCTATATCCCAACTCCAGAACGTCAAACTGACAAACCATTCATGATGCCAGTTGAGGATGTATTCTCAATCACTGGTCGTGGTACAGTTGCTACTGGACGTGTTGAGCGTGGCCAAGTTAAAATTGGTGACGTTGTAGACATTATCGGTATTTCTGAAGAAGCAAAATCAACTACTGTAACTGGTGTTGAAATGTTCCGTAAACTTCTTGACTATGCTGAAGCTGGAGATAACATTGGTGCTCTTCTTCGTGGGGTTTCTCGTGATGACATCCAACGTGGTCAAGTATTAGCTAAACCAGGTTCAATTACACCACACACAGACTTCAAAGCTGAAGTTTATGTTCTTTCAAAAGAAGAGGGTGGACGTCATACTCCATTCTTCTCAAACTACCGTCCTCAGTTCTACTTCCGTACAACTGACGTAACTGGTGTTTGTAACTTACCTGAAGGTGTAGAAATGGTTATGCCTGGAGATAACATCGAAATGACTGTATCTCTAATCTCACCTATCGCTCTTGAAGAAGGTACTAAATTCTCTATCCGTGAGGGTGGACGTACTGTAGGCGCTGGTGTAGTTGCTAATATCACTAAGTAA
- a CDS encoding response regulator transcription factor — protein sequence MKVFVIEDDNAIFEMLKERFVQWSFDVSRPEDFQKVMSTFIKEKPHFVLIDIQLPAYDGFHWCREIRRISKVPIIFLSSRDHPMDMIMAMQMGADDFVQKPFHLDVLVAKVQALLRRTNDYQEDSMDISNWNGAIIDFAKGEITYIDKMIDLTKNELFILRVLLQSVDKIVSRDELMRKLWDDERFVNDNTLSVNVNRLRSKLEEIGLADVIITKKGLGYMAVTREG from the coding sequence ATGAAAGTATTTGTAATTGAAGATGATAATGCCATATTTGAAATGCTTAAAGAAAGATTTGTGCAATGGTCATTTGACGTTAGTAGACCAGAAGATTTTCAAAAAGTAATGTCTACTTTTATCAAGGAAAAACCACATTTTGTTCTTATAGATATTCAATTGCCAGCATATGATGGATTTCATTGGTGTAGAGAAATACGTCGTATATCTAAGGTTCCGATTATTTTCTTGTCTTCGAGAGATCACCCTATGGATATGATCATGGCTATGCAGATGGGTGCGGATGATTTTGTACAAAAACCATTTCATCTCGATGTATTAGTTGCCAAAGTCCAAGCCCTTCTTAGAAGGACAAATGATTACCAAGAAGATTCTATGGATATAAGTAATTGGAATGGGGCTATTATCGATTTTGCAAAAGGTGAAATTACTTATATCGATAAAATGATAGATTTAACGAAAAATGAGTTATTTATATTGCGGGTACTGCTGCAATCTGTGGATAAAATAGTATCGAGAGATGAATTAATGCGAAAACTTTGGGATGATGAGCGCTTTGTTAATGATAATACATTGTCCGTAAACGTTAACCGCCTTCGCTCCAAACTAGAGGAAATTGGACTTGCAGATGTGATTATAACAAAAAAAGGTTTGGGATATATGGCGGTCACTAGGGAGGGATAA
- a CDS encoding sensor histidine kinase, with protein sequence MEISILYINFINITAFVFFFIWRYFQETKYIKALVSSLTNEKDLDFILESFPDGYSSFEKTLSTTIDDLVLVAKEELNGLKVEHLEENDHTLAWIHEVKTPLTSMKLMIDSLDDRNAQKKLEVEWLRIHLLLDQQLHNTRLSSIEKDYMIEEVDIQKILHMEIKEFQAWCIQKNIGFDLENLEVKVLSDQKWLAFIVRQLVSNAVKYSNADSEIHIRTAIDDTGHIILMIRDSGTGISQADLPRIFEKAFTGTNGRQTTASTGMGLYLAKNVAEQLGIQVLVSSNIGTGSTFSLQFPLKNEIVKILGR encoded by the coding sequence ATGGAAATCTCCATACTATATATTAACTTTATCAATATCACTGCATTTGTATTCTTTTTTATATGGCGATATTTCCAAGAAACTAAGTATATTAAAGCGTTAGTAAGTAGTTTGACTAACGAAAAAGATTTAGATTTCATACTAGAATCTTTTCCAGATGGATATTCTAGCTTTGAGAAGACACTATCTACTACGATAGATGATCTTGTTTTAGTTGCAAAAGAAGAGCTTAATGGGTTAAAAGTAGAGCATTTAGAAGAAAATGATCACACGCTTGCATGGATTCATGAGGTAAAAACTCCGCTTACTAGCATGAAGCTGATGATAGATTCGTTAGATGATAGAAATGCTCAAAAAAAGCTAGAAGTAGAATGGCTCCGAATCCATCTATTATTAGATCAGCAATTACATAACACAAGACTTTCTTCTATAGAAAAAGATTATATGATTGAAGAAGTAGACATTCAAAAGATATTACACATGGAAATTAAAGAATTTCAAGCATGGTGTATACAGAAAAACATTGGGTTTGACTTAGAAAATTTAGAAGTAAAAGTGTTGTCCGATCAAAAATGGCTAGCCTTTATTGTGAGGCAATTAGTATCCAATGCGGTAAAGTACAGCAATGCGGACAGTGAAATTCATATTCGAACTGCTATAGATGACACAGGTCATATCATTTTAATGATCAGAGACTCTGGGACAGGGATTTCTCAGGCAGATTTACCTAGAATTTTTGAAAAAGCTTTCACGGGAACAAATGGTCGACAAACTACCGCATCTACTGGAATGGGACTTTACTTGGCTAAAAACGTCGCTGAGCAGTTAGGTATCCAAGTACTAGTCTCTTCTAATATTGGAACAGGTTCGACATTTTCTCTTCAATTTCCATTAAAAAATGAGATAGTGAAGATTTTAGGTAGGTGA